In one Lycium barbarum isolate Lr01 chromosome 7, ASM1917538v2, whole genome shotgun sequence genomic region, the following are encoded:
- the LOC132602150 gene encoding uncharacterized protein LOC132602150 yields the protein MAKKQLIEALDLLLKDLMDTKLLYGGKVVVFGGDFRQTLPVVRSGTKEDFIESLLCSGIWNRLEKLRLSVNMRARTDPAFSEYLMQIGSGKAETNCQGRSTLSGWCNGMDVVYKKLNKYSNQL from the exons ATGGCCAAAAAACAGCTGATAGAGGCTTTAGATTTATTATTGAAAGACCTGATGGATACGAAGTTACTCTATGGTGGAAAAGTTGTAGTTTTCGGTGGAGATTTCAGACAAACTCTTCCAGTTGTTCGCAGTGGCACAAAAGAGGATTTCATAGAAAGTTTACTATGTTCCGGTATCTGGAATAGACTTGAAAAACTGCGATTATCAGTAAATATGAGAGCAAGAACTGATCCTGCCTTTTCTGAATATTTGATGCAAATAGGAAGTGGAAAAGCAGAAACAAATTGTCAGG GAAGATCTACATTAAGTGGCTGGTGTAATGGAATGGATGTTGTATACAAGAAGCTGAACAAATATAGCAACCAGCTATAA
- the LOC132602151 gene encoding uncharacterized protein LOC132602151, producing the protein MRDDEENGVLHAGRLFQQYSVDGLIKLETQRLDFYSFNPDLFRVDMLSGILDFLRHGERDASKIGKKGFLPASFTGGPRDMRQRYMDAVALVQYFGKPDIFMTMTCNPSWPEITEHLLVTDEVQNRPDLVSRVFRAKVEEMKTDILKRNIFGKVAAFMYTIEFQKCGLPHAHFLIILNTEYKLLTPESYDKIVCAELPDSDTSAYLYSLVTIHMMHGPCGTLNLKCPCTKSKGYCKFKYLKEFADHTSKGKSSYPIYRRRNTGKLVKIRKHFLDNLWVVPYNPYLLSKFNCHINVEVCFDIRVVKYIYKYICKGHDKIAFFVLADDPNIEIDEIKEYQSARGFRHQRQLGVYLVFLLVR; encoded by the coding sequence ATGAGAGACGacgaagaaaatggagttttgcACGCTGGCAGATTATTCCAACAATATTCGGTTGACGGATTGATCAAGCTTGAGACTCAAAGGTTAGATTTCTATTCATTTAACCCTGACTTATTTCGAGTTGATATGTTATCAGGGATTCTTGATTTTCTAAGACATGGAGAAAGAGATGCATCAAAAATTGGCAAAAAAGGTTTTCTTCCGGCAAGTTTTACAGGGGGGCCTAGAGATATGCGCCAAAGATATATGGACGCTGTTGCGTTGGTACAATATTTTGGAAAACCTGATATATTTATGACAATGACATGTAATCCATCTTGGCCAGAAATAACTGAACATTTATTGGTAACAGATGAGGTACAAAATAGGCCTGATTTAGTTAGCAGAGTGTTCCGAGCAAAGGTAGAAGAGATGAAAACAGATATATTAAAgcgaaatatttttggaaaagtCGCTGCTTTTATGTACACTATTGAATTTCAAAAGTGCGGTCTTCCCCATGCTCATTTTCTTATTATACTCAACACTGAATATAAACTTTTAACTCCGGAATCTTACGATAAAATTGTTTGCGCTGAATTACCTGATTCTGATACGAGTGCTTACTTGTACTCACTTGTTACTATACATATGATGCACGGACCTTGTGGTACTTTAAATCTGAAATGTCCTTGTACGAAGAGTAAGGGATATTGTAAGTTTAAATATCTGAAAGAATTTGCTGATCATACATCAAAGGGAAAAAGTTCATATCCAATCTATCGCAGACGAAATACTGGAAAACTTGTGAAAATTAGAAAACACTTTCTTGACAATTTGTGGGTAGTTCCTTACAATCCATATTTACTGAGCAAATTTAATTGCCATATTAATGTTGAAGTTTGTTTTGATATTAGAGTTGTCaagtatatttataaatatatctGCAAGGGACATGATAAAATTGCCTTCTTCGTACTGGCTGATGATCCAAACATCGAAATTGATGAGATCAAAGAATATCAATCTGCTAGAGGGTTTCGGCACCAGAGGCAACTTGGCGTTTATTTGGTTTTCCTCTTAGTGAGATGA